The Streptomyces sp. NBC_01298 genome contains the following window.
ACAGGGCCGCCATCGGCTCGCCCTGCGAACCCGTGCAGACCAGGACGACCTCGTGGGCCGGCAGGTCGTCGAGGGTCTTGACGTCCACGACGAGGCCGGCCGGGACCTTCAGGTAGCCCAGGTCACGGGCGATGCCCATGTTGCGGACCATCGAGCGGCCGACGAAGGCGACCCTGCGGCCGTACTCGTGGGCGGCGTCGAGGATCTGCTGGATGCGGTGCACGTGGCTCGCGAAGCTCGCCACGATGATCCGGTTGTTGGCGTTGGCGAACACCGTGCGCAGGACGTTCGAGATCTCGCGCTCGGGCGGGACGAAGCCCGGGACCTCGGCGTTCGTCGAGTCCGAGAGGAGAAGGTCGATGCCCTCTTCGCTCAGACGCGCGAAGGCGTGCAGGTCGGTGAGGCGGTTGTCCAGCGGGAGCTGGTCCATCTTGAAGTCACCGGTGCACACGACCATGCCGGCGCCGGTGCGGATGGCCACGGCCAGGGCGTCCGGGATGGAGTGGTTGACCGCGATGAACTCGCAGTCGAAGGGGCCGAGGTTCTCGCGCTCGCCTTCCTTCACCTCAAGGGTGTAGGGGCGGATGCGGTGCTCCTGGAGCTTGGCCTCGATGAGCGCCAGCGTCAGCTTGGAGCCGATCAGCGGGATGTCCGGCTTCTCCCGGAGGAGGTACGGGACGGCGCCGATGTGGTCTTCGTGGCCGTGCGTGAGGACGATGCCCTCGATGTCGTCGAGGCGATCCCGGATGGACGAGAAGTCCGGCAGGATCAGGTCGATGCCCGGCTGTTCCTCTTCAGGGAAGAGGACACCGCAGTCGACGATGAGCAGGCGGCCGTCGAACTCGAAGACGGTCATGTTGCGGCCGATCTCACCGAGCCCGCCCAGGGGGGTGACCCGAAGGCCGCCCTTGGGGAGCTTCGGCGGCGGACCGAGTTCAGGATGCGGATGGCTCAAAAGGTTCTCCTTCACCACGCGCGGCCACGTACCCGTCGAGGCACGTGGCGCGCATGTCATTCGTGCACTTGCTGTGGTCTTGTGTGGTTCTGCTTATTCAGTTGTGAAGTCTGATGTCAGAGCTGTACCCCGCCGGCGGCAAGATCGATCTTGAGCTGGGCCGTCTCTTCGGCGGTCAGCTCGACCAGCGGGAGACGCAGCGGGCCCGCGGGCAGGCCCTGCAGGTTCAGCGCGCCCTTGGTGGTGATCACACCCTGGGTGCGGAACATGCCGGTGAAGACGGGGAGCAGCTTCTGGTGGATCTCGGTGGCCTTCTGGACGTCGCCGCCCAGGTGAGCCTCGAGCATCTCTCGGAGCTCGGGGCTGACCACGTGACCGACCACGGAGACGAAGCCGACCGCGCCGACCGACAGGAGCGGCAGGTTCAGCATGTCGTCACCGGAGTACCAGGCCAGACCGCTCTGCGCGATGGCCCAGCTGGCGCGTCCGAGGTCGCCCTTGGCGTCCTTGTTGGCAACGATACGGGGGTGCTCGGCCAGCCGGACGAGTGTTTCCGTATTGATCGGGACACCGCTGCGGCCGGGGATGTCGTAGAGCATCACCGGGAGCTCGGTGGCGTCGGCGATCGCCGTGAAGTGCCGGAAGAGGCCCTCCTGCGGCGGCTTGCTGTAGTACGGGGTGACCGCGAGCAGGCCGTGAGCGCCGGTGCGCTCGGCCTCGCGGGCCAGCTCGAGGGTGTGACGGGTGTCATTGGTGCCGATGCCGGCGACCACGTGGGCCCGGTCTCCGACCGCTTCGAGTACGGCTCGTACGAGGTCGTTTTTCTCCGCGTCAGTGGTGGTCGGCGACTCACCGGTGGTGCCGTTGATGATCAGGCCGTCGTTGCCTGCGTCCACCAAGTGGACGGCGAGCTGCTGCGCGCCGTCGAGGTCAAGTGCGCCATCCGCCGTAAACGGCGTGATCATGGCGGTGAGGACCCGCCCGAAGGGGGTCTGCGGAGTCGAGATCGGAGCCATGGGTAACACGCTACTCGCTGCCATGCTCGCGGTGTCCCCTCGGGGGACGTGATGACGGTGTTGGAGCCCGGCACTGCCTGCTCGGGGGTTCAAGCAGTGCCGGGTCCGTTTGATCAGCCTAGATGAACTTTACGAAACGTGGCAATACGGACACTTCAGACTTGTTCCGTACATCCGTGCGGAACCGGGACTTCTACCCAAACAGGGCATCGTGGTGGGCCCTGGGAAGGGTCCGGCCCGGGTCTCACCGCGGAGACGGCAGAGCCGGCCGACAGGGCCGAACGGGCAGCCCGGGCCGCGTCGGGCCCTCGGCGGCGAAGCTGACGCAACGCCACGAACTTTGGTGAATCTCCCGAAAATCGGCACCGATCGGGCCATTCGTACGTCCTACTCCGTAGAACGTCCGCCCATCCCGCCCCACCGCCCCGGGGCCCTGACTGTGAGGAGAGTCGTTCCCATGTTTCGCCGGCGCGAACCCGTCCCCTTCGCCTTCGTCGCCGAGGCCGACCGATTCCGCAGCAACGTCACTCCGCCGCCGCGCGAGAGTCTGAGCAAGACCCAGATCGCCGCCCGTAGTCTGGTTGGACTCACCGTCGTCGCGGGGCTCGTCGGATCGCTGCTCTTCGGCGTCCCCGCACTGCAGCCGAGCCACGCACCGGAGAAGTCGCAGCAGTCGGAGGCCTCCGAGGGGCGGTAGCCTCACGGGCACAGCCCAACCGAACGTGCATGTGAGTGAGGTCCTGCCGTGCCCCTGCCCTTCCTGACGGCCGACGGCGCATTCGACGCGCACGACACCGGGGAGACGCTCCCCTACGAAGACCCCGACCGATGGCGCCGCCCGTACCGCCCGGGGCCCTGGCGGGTGGCCATCGCCTCGGTGATGCTCCTGGTCGGCTCGTTCATGCTGTTCGCCACGGTGATCATCGTGGCCGCCGGCACCTGGACCGGCGCCCTGGGCGGTCTGCTGGCCTCGCTCGCCGTGGTCGGCTCCGCCCTGCGGCTGCTGCGCACGGGCGTCTGGGTGAGCCCCAAGGGGCTGCGCGTGGCCGGGTTCCTGACCACGCGCTCGATCCCCTGGGACCAGGTCGGCGAAGTCCGCACCGTGCAGCAGCCCGTGCGCTGGCTCGGGTTGCCGAGGACCGTGCAGGGTCAGGCCCTGACGGTGGCCGCGCGCGGCGGCGCCGAGCTGCCGGTGCTGCTGACCGACCACAACGCCGATTTCCTGTCGCGGACCGAGGCCTTCGACCGGGCCGCCGGCCGGGTCGAGGCCTGGGCCGACGAGTACCGGGCCGTGCCCGCCTGAGGCGGTCCGCCCCGGCGCCGCGGCGCCCCCGGTGAGAGTCCGTCACGCGCACGGGAAGCCCGTACAGGCTCAGGCTTGTACGGGCTTTCCGTCGTGCAGGGAGATGGCCCTCTGCATGGCCTTGCGGGCCCGCGGGGTGTCGCGGGCGTCGTGGTACGCGATGGCCAGGCGGAACCAGCTGCGCCAGTCCCCCGGCGCGTCCTCCGTCTCGGCCCTGCGGCGCGCGAAGACCTCGTCGGCCGAGTCCCGCAGGATCCGGCCGTACTTGTCCCGCTCCAGCTCGTCCACGGGCAGTCCGCCCTCGGCTTCCAGCTCGACTCCCAGCTGGTTGGCCCTGGTGACGAACTGGGTGTTCTTCCAGAGGAACCAGACGCCGATGACCGGCAGGATCAGCACGGCCACCCCGAAGGTGACGGTGAGCAGGGTCCCGTGCCGGATCAGCATCAGGCCCCTGCTGCCGACCAGGACGAAGTACACGACCAGGACGGCGGCCGTGAGGAAGTAGAGGATCTTCGCGCGCATGGGTACCGCCTGCTCGTCAGCCGAGTTCGAGGAAGTTTTCCAGGCCGAAGGTGAGGCCCGGGGTCTGCGTCACGCGGCGCGCGCCGAGCAGGATGCC
Protein-coding sequences here:
- a CDS encoding ribonuclease J; this translates as MSHPHPELGPPPKLPKGGLRVTPLGGLGEIGRNMTVFEFDGRLLIVDCGVLFPEEEQPGIDLILPDFSSIRDRLDDIEGIVLTHGHEDHIGAVPYLLREKPDIPLIGSKLTLALIEAKLQEHRIRPYTLEVKEGERENLGPFDCEFIAVNHSIPDALAVAIRTGAGMVVCTGDFKMDQLPLDNRLTDLHAFARLSEEGIDLLLSDSTNAEVPGFVPPEREISNVLRTVFANANNRIIVASFASHVHRIQQILDAAHEYGRRVAFVGRSMVRNMGIARDLGYLKVPAGLVVDVKTLDDLPAHEVVLVCTGSQGEPMAALSRMANRDHQIRIVPGDTVILASSLIPGNENAVYRVINGLTRWGANVVHKGNAKVHVSGHASAGELLYFYNICKPRNLMPVHGEWRHLRANAELGALTGVPKDRIVIAEDGVVVDLIDGKARISGKVQAGYVYVDGLSVGDVTEAHLKDRKILGDEGIISVYVVVDSTTGKIVSGPNIQARGSGIEDSAFTSVLPKIEEAIARAAADGVAEPHQIQQLIRRTMGKWVSDGYRRRPMILPVVVEV
- the dapA gene encoding 4-hydroxy-tetrahydrodipicolinate synthase translates to MAPISTPQTPFGRVLTAMITPFTADGALDLDGAQQLAVHLVDAGNDGLIINGTTGESPTTTDAEKNDLVRAVLEAVGDRAHVVAGIGTNDTRHTLELAREAERTGAHGLLAVTPYYSKPPQEGLFRHFTAIADATELPVMLYDIPGRSGVPINTETLVRLAEHPRIVANKDAKGDLGRASWAIAQSGLAWYSGDDMLNLPLLSVGAVGFVSVVGHVVSPELREMLEAHLGGDVQKATEIHQKLLPVFTGMFRTQGVITTKGALNLQGLPAGPLRLPLVELTAEETAQLKIDLAAGGVQL
- a CDS encoding PH domain-containing protein translates to MPLPFLTADGAFDAHDTGETLPYEDPDRWRRPYRPGPWRVAIASVMLLVGSFMLFATVIIVAAGTWTGALGGLLASLAVVGSALRLLRTGVWVSPKGLRVAGFLTTRSIPWDQVGEVRTVQQPVRWLGLPRTVQGQALTVAARGGAELPVLLTDHNADFLSRTEAFDRAAGRVEAWADEYRAVPA